The genomic DNA TCCAGGAAATATTCACCGGAATTGTATCATTATCAACCTGAAGATATGAAGGTGTGAAATCCTTATGCGACACGAATTCGAATGGAACATCTGATCCTCGTTTCACCCGTATTGTTCCATTCGGCATAATTATCCCACCATATTCAGCGGTTACATACAAATTGCAGAATTCCGGCTCTTTCGTAGGAAGAGGGGTTGGAATGACGGTTGGAAATGGTGTTGGATGAGGATCATTTTTAGAAAAATCTACAAATACGCTGTGATTGGTAATAATATCAGTTAATAATAATTCGTTCAGAGGTCCCTGAAGTGTGGTATCAAGATAGACATTTTGAATTCTGTATCCAGAATCCTGTTGAATATGAATCCTGAGATCAGAATGAACAGGTACCTGAATGAGACCATTCGGGATTGTGGAACCACCCTGGCCCGCTGTTATATGAATATCATGTTTTTGCTTTGATGGTTCGCATATCTGAAAGATAATTTTCTCATCTGACACCTGGTTATCAGGATTGACAACATGAACCAGATATGAACCAACCGGTACATGGGACAGGTCAAAAGAACCCTGAACACACGTCCCGTCCGCAACTGTGATTGTGGGACTGATATTTACCAAGGTAATGGTATGTGATATGTCCGTAATATGAATGCTACACCCATCGGTAAAGCCGGAACCGGTTACAGACAACGACAGACTCGAGTCACCTGCTATCCCAGAAGAGGGATGAACCGAATAAACTACAGGAACAGGAAGTCTGACGGTGAAGATTACATCATCAACACTCTCCTGACCATCAGGGTTCTCAACATACACACCATACGAACCAGCACCGGCTCCGGTTAAATCAAATAAACCAGTAACCACCTGACCTTCATCAGACACAACTGTAGAACTCAAATTGGTGATCGAAGAACCACTCACCAGATCACGAAGATGAATAGAACACCCATCGGTGAAACCGGAACCAGTTACAGACAAAGAAAGACTTGAATCACCAATCAGACCAAAAGGGGGATTGACTGAAACTGCCGTAGGAGCAGCGTGTTTCACCGTGAATGTAATTTCATCATCACTCTCCTGACCATCAGGGTTCTCAACATACACACCATACGAACCTGCACTGACTCCGGTTAAATCAAATAAACCATTAACCACCTGACCTTCATCAGACACAACTGTAGAACTATAGTTGGTGATCGACGAACCACTCACCAGATCACGAAGATGAATACGACACCCATCGGTGAAACCGGAACCGGTTACAGACAAAGAAAGACTTGAATCACCAATCAGACCAAAAAGAGGATTGACTGAAACTGCTGTAGGAGCGGCGTGTTTCACCGTGAATGTAATTTCATCAACACTCTCCTGACCATCAGGGTTCTCAACATACACACCATACGAACCAGCACCGGCTCCGGTTAAATCAAATAAACCAGTAACCACCTGACCTTCATCAGACACAACTGTAGAACTATAGTTGGTGATCGACGAACCACTCACAAGATCACGAAGATGAATACGACACCCATCAGTGAAACCGGAACCGGTTACCGAAATATCCAAAGCACCATCGCCAATTCTTCCAATATTTGGGTTAATCCCGGTAACCATCGGAGGAGGACCATACACAACAAAATACACCTCTTCTTGGGATATCTGGTCATCAGTATTCCTGACTCGTACCAGGTATCGGTCCCCACCGTCCAACCGTCCGGTAAAAGAACACTGAATTGAATTCAATAGAACAGAGCTTACAGTCGCAGGGAAAATTTCACCTCCCTTGCTTTCCATCTCTACCGTACATCCGGACATGAATCCGCTTCCTGTTATCATACAAGAAAACGGTCCTTCCCCCAGATGACCTATACCCGGAGATATACTAACAACATGAGGGGAGGTTGCAAATAAAACTTTAAACTGCATTTGAGACGCATAACTTGCAGGTTTCGTGGTTTTGATGACAATTGTATATGGGCCGGGTTCTATAGAAATTAATGAAAAGGTAACAGCAAGTTCTGTGTCTGATCTCACCACTATCTTCGAGCAGGTATAGCGCTTTGTTACCGATTGATCCAGCAGTATATTTGAGATCTGCTCTGATTGAAATCCGGTTCCATGAAGGGTAATTATAACCTGACCAGTATTTATCGCGGACTCCGGGCTGAAGGAAGTAATAACCATCTCCGCAGTAACCGAATTGATGAAAGAAAGCCATAAAACAATCAGAATTATAAATAGCTGAAGACATCTACGATTCACTTTCATTTAATGAGCCGAGATGATAGGAAATGTAAGAATATGAATCTCTCGATTTTATATTAATGATAGAATGTCAGGATTAATATATTATGGCAGAGGAAAAATTAAAAAAATTATCCCAACTCAAAGGTAGTGACACCAAAAATTTCATTGAGAGGTAAAGCAGGAGCCATTTTCGTATACATCCGGGCTGTCCCGAATACCTCCACCATTGATCTTTCTTGTGCCATGCGGACCGCTGCAGTATTCGGTTCAGGAGTATCGTAAAATATTACCTCCCCAGGAATAGGTGCAGTAAGCCCTTCAAATATCTCATTGGCAATATCCGGAGTATCTGCGAAAATGGGGCCAATTTTGTACCCCTCATAACACTTTCGAATCACTCCGTACCCGGATATTTTCTCATCTTTATCCAGTTTTACAAGAGCGGTTGCTTCTGGCTGATGAATCCATTTTTCAAGAAATACTCTTCTCTCTACCGGAAAATGAGCAGTGTCATATGCCAGTAGCTCTTCAAAGGGAACATCCTGTGAAGATATAAGGTCGGGTTGCTCTATCCCAGCTGCAACCCCCTGCCATCTGATATTCCGGTACGCAAACCGAAGACCCATCTTCTCAGTATACTTATCCTGCATCTCATACACCCCGTCGACACCGAAATTTC from Methanospirillum hungatei JF-1 includes the following:
- a CDS encoding PKD domain-containing protein; protein product: MVITSFSPESAINTGQVIITLHGTGFQSEQISNILLDQSVTKRYTCSKIVVRSDTELAVTFSLISIEPGPYTIVIKTTKPASYASQMQFKVLFATSPHVVSISPGIGHLGEGPFSCMITGSGFMSGCTVEMESKGGEIFPATVSSVLLNSIQCSFTGRLDGGDRYLVRVRNTDDQISQEEVYFVVYGPPPMVTGINPNIGRIGDGALDISVTGSGFTDGCRIHLRDLVSGSSITNYSSTVVSDEGQVVTGLFDLTGAGAGSYGVYVENPDGQESVDEITFTVKHAAPTAVSVNPLFGLIGDSSLSLSVTGSGFTDGCRIHLRDLVSGSSITNYSSTVVSDEGQVVNGLFDLTGVSAGSYGVYVENPDGQESDDEITFTVKHAAPTAVSVNPPFGLIGDSSLSLSVTGSGFTDGCSIHLRDLVSGSSITNLSSTVVSDEGQVVTGLFDLTGAGAGSYGVYVENPDGQESVDDVIFTVRLPVPVVYSVHPSSGIAGDSSLSLSVTGSGFTDGCSIHITDISHTITLVNISPTITVADGTCVQGSFDLSHVPVGSYLVHVVNPDNQVSDEKIIFQICEPSKQKHDIHITAGQGGSTIPNGLIQVPVHSDLRIHIQQDSGYRIQNVYLDTTLQGPLNELLLTDIITNHSVFVDFSKNDPHPTPFPTVIPTPLPTKEPEFCNLYVTAEYGGIIMPNGTIRVKRGSDVPFEFVSHKDFTPSYLQVDNDTIPVNISWTLQSVQSDHTIRLISDRKISPYWAEFNVSSVTENGTREIMFTSDYYPDSLWESWSYGDGSITYGRPMNHSYTSPGTYLVSHQIMFRNSTSSKKLDLIVE
- a CDS encoding GNAT family N-acetyltransferase, with the protein product MRVSYVIRNLREDEVNIPIEWAREEGWNPGLHDGACHYQVDPSGWFCADYDGEVIGVGVATNYDETFCFGGFYIVKDNCRHHGIGWDICSAIFAHAGDRNFGVDGVYEMQDKYTEKMGLRFAYRNIRWQGVAAGIEQPDLISSQDVPFEELLAYDTAHFPVERRVFLEKWIHQPEATALVKLDKDEKISGYGVIRKCYEGYKIGPIFADTPDIANEIFEGLTAPIPGEVIFYDTPEPNTAAVRMAQERSMVEVFGTARMYTKMAPALPLNEIFGVTTFELG